Proteins co-encoded in one Cucurbita pepo subsp. pepo cultivar mu-cu-16 chromosome LG15, ASM280686v2, whole genome shotgun sequence genomic window:
- the LOC111811798 gene encoding fasciclin-like arabinogalactan protein 13, with protein sequence MASTALPLLLLLLPFVLFSQTLAQTSINITGILAEGGQFSTFLRLLGESNLISQLENQLDNSHEGMTILAPSDNGFNALKSGTLNSLNDQQKSQLLLFHVLSKFYTVTDLQTVSNPTRTLAGDWGLNFTGQPNSNQVNVSTGVVTVEINNKLREKSPLGVYVVDQVLLPDALFGKHAGVPPPRAPGPRTDNSPDEGTAPESDAANPASDETDGGVRNGVGLGLVLGIGLIAISLIF encoded by the exons ATGGCCTCCACCGCGCttcccctcctcctcctcctcctacCCTTTGTTCTGTTCTCTCAAACTCTCGCCCAAACTTCGATCAACATAACCGGCATTCTGGCCGAAGGCGGCCAATTCAGCACCTTCCTTCGCCTCCTCGGCGAAAGCAACCTGATCTCTCAGCTCGAGAATCAGCTCGACAACTCGCACGAGGGCATGACCATTCTTGCTCCCTCTGATAATGGCTTCAACGCCCTTAAATCTGGCACCCTCAACAGCCTCAACGACCAGCAGAAGAGCCAGCTTCTCCTCTTCCATGTCTTGAGTAag TTCTACACGGTGACGGATCTGCAGACGGTTAGCAACCCGACGAGGACACTGGCCGGAGACTGGGGGCTGAACTTCACTGGCCAACCAAATTCGAACCAAGTCAATGTATCCACCGGCGTGGTTACGGTGGAGATCAACAATAAGCTCAGAGAGAAATCTCCGTTGGGTGTTTACGTAGTGGATCAAGTTTTGTTGCCTGATGCTCTTTTTGGGAAACACGCCGGCGTACCGCCGCCAAGAGCTCCAGGTCCGAGGACCGACAATTCTCCTGACGAGGGAACCGCGCCGGAATCTGACGCCGCCAATCCGGCGTCGGATGAGACGGATGGTGGTGTGAGAAACGGCGTGGGATTGGGATTGGTTTTGGGAATTGGTTTGATTGCCATTAGCCTTATTTTTTAA
- the LOC111811777 gene encoding uncharacterized protein LOC111811777 isoform X1: MAKTNKYTSINYNHIYDKDLSPNSKTGNNPSKNPSSSSSSSSSFASATYSSISSANKSHGRMLVLTRPTPKPISSPPVLSPQPQSRSPSADPRPVADQTRPQCESDSISLRPLGRTGTGAIAPSPIPNLEKDKEIPPPTVTLHKTEKFVPPHLRAGFVGKEERPVNVGIRSREANQRQYGNYGSPGRYGEDGRPKSGGAYERVNGAGEADQGAMVNRPRSSGNHPNSSGWKMQKPPKECPNRRCCSSILHISQRRHLIFRLLDCMLHVKSQI; encoded by the exons ATGGCAAAAACCAACAAATATACCTCCATCAATTACAATCACATCTACGATAAGGATCTCTCCCCCAATTCCAAAACTGGCAACAATCCCTCCAAAAAcccatcatcttcttcttcttcctcctcctctttcGCTTCTGCAActtattcttccatttcttcggCTAACAAgtcccatggccgcatgctcGTCCTGACCCGTCCCACTCCCAAACCCATCTCTTCGCCGCCGGTCCTGTCCCCTCAGCCTCAATCTCGATCCCCATCTGCCGATCCTCGTCCTGTTGCGGATCAGACCCGTCCGCAATGCGAATCCGATTCAATCTCGCTTCGCCCTCTCGGTCGGACAGGTACGGGCGCGATCGCGCCGTCTCCGATTCCGAACTTGGAGAAGGACAAGGAGATTCCTCCTCCGACTGTGACGTTGCATAAAACGGAGAAATTTGTGCCGCCTCATCTCAGGGCGGGCTTCGTCGGGAAGGAGGAGAGACCTGTGAACGTTGGGATCCGATCTAGGGAGGCGAATCAGAGGCAATATGGGAATTACGGGTCTCCGGGTCGGTACGGTGAAGATGGGCGGCCGAAATCCGGCGGTGCGTATGAGAGAGTGAACGGGGCGGGTGAGGCAGATCAGGGGGCGATGGTGAATCGACCAAGATCCAGTGGGAATCACCCGAATTCTAGTGGATG GAAAATGCAGAAGCCTCCAAAAGAATGCCCAAATAGACGATGTTGCTCAAGCATCTTGCATATCTCCCAACGCAGACATCTCATTTTCAGACTTCTTGATTGTATGCTACACGTAAAATCCCAAATCTAA
- the LOC111811777 gene encoding uncharacterized protein LOC111811777 isoform X2 — protein MAKTNKYTSINYNHIYDKDLSPNSKTGNNPSKNPSSSSSSSSSFASATYSSISSANKSHGRMLVLTRPTPKPISSPPVLSPQPQSRSPSADPRPVADQTRPQCESDSISLRPLGRTGTGAIAPSPIPNLEKDKEIPPPTVTLHKTEKFVPPHLRAGFVGKEERPVNVGIRSREANQRQYGNYGSPGRYGEDGRPKSGGAYERVNGAGEADQGAMVNRPRSSGNHPNSSGCASTDSF, from the exons ATGGCAAAAACCAACAAATATACCTCCATCAATTACAATCACATCTACGATAAGGATCTCTCCCCCAATTCCAAAACTGGCAACAATCCCTCCAAAAAcccatcatcttcttcttcttcctcctcctctttcGCTTCTGCAActtattcttccatttcttcggCTAACAAgtcccatggccgcatgctcGTCCTGACCCGTCCCACTCCCAAACCCATCTCTTCGCCGCCGGTCCTGTCCCCTCAGCCTCAATCTCGATCCCCATCTGCCGATCCTCGTCCTGTTGCGGATCAGACCCGTCCGCAATGCGAATCCGATTCAATCTCGCTTCGCCCTCTCGGTCGGACAGGTACGGGCGCGATCGCGCCGTCTCCGATTCCGAACTTGGAGAAGGACAAGGAGATTCCTCCTCCGACTGTGACGTTGCATAAAACGGAGAAATTTGTGCCGCCTCATCTCAGGGCGGGCTTCGTCGGGAAGGAGGAGAGACCTGTGAACGTTGGGATCCGATCTAGGGAGGCGAATCAGAGGCAATATGGGAATTACGGGTCTCCGGGTCGGTACGGTGAAGATGGGCGGCCGAAATCCGGCGGTGCGTATGAGAGAGTGAACGGGGCGGGTGAGGCAGATCAGGGGGCGATGGTGAATCGACCAAGATCCAGTGGGAATCACCCGAATTCTAGTGGATG TGCTTCAACGGATTCATTCTGA
- the LOC111811733 gene encoding probable O-methyltransferase 3, translated as MNFESEKMLPIVVGDELLEAQAHIWNHLLNFINSMTLKCAVELGIPDAIHRHGPYPMPLSGLVSALQLHPHKTRFIYRLMRLLTHSGFFVLQKLPKNSGEEVEEEEEEEGYVLTNSSRLLLKHNPCGVTPFLLSILQPALVEPWHLLSVWFKSEDRTPFDTAHGMSFWEFMGSKPKQGDIFNSGMASDARLVIRVLLDKHKGVFDGVASLVDVGGGTGTVGKAIAEAFPQIECTVFDVPQVVGELKGEGNLKYVEGDMFKAIPPADVLVLKWILHDWNDEDCVKILKNCKEAITSNGKKGKVIVIDMVVGSKLEDTFIQSQLCFDMVMMGLLNGSERDEKEWSEAFKEAGFSGYKIFPILGLRSMIEIYP; from the exons ATGAATTTTGAGAGTGAAAAGATGTTGCCAATAGTTGTAGGCGATGAGCTGCTGGAAGCTCAAGCCCACATATGGAACCACCTCCTCAACTTCATCAACTCCATGACTCTCAAATGTGCGGTTGAACTAGGCATACCAGACGCCATCCACCGCCATGGCCCTTACCCTATGCCCCTTTCTGGTCTTGTTTCAGCCCTCCAACTCCATCCTCATAAGACTCGCTTCATATATCGCTTAATGCGTCTATTGACTCACTCTGGTTTCTTTGTACTACAAAAATTGCCCAAAAATAGTGGCGAAgaagtggaagaagaagaagaagaagaaggatatGTCCTAACCAATTCATCTCGTCTTCTTCTTAAACACAATCCTTGTGGTGTAACACCTTTCTTACTTTCCATACTCCAACCAGCCCTCGTGGAACCATGGCATCTCCTCTCTGTCTGGTTCAAAAGCGAAGACCGAACGCCATTCGATACGGCTCATGGAATGTCGTTTTGGGAGTTCATGGGCAGTAAGCCGAAACAGGGTGACATTTTTAATTCAGGCATGGCGAGTGATGCAAGGTTGGTGATCAGAGTGTTATTGGACAAACATAAAGGAGTCTTTGATGGAGTTGCCTCGCTAGTTGATGTTGGTGGCGGCACTGGAACTGTGGGCAAAGCCATTGCAGAGGCTTTCCCACAAATTGAATGCACAGTGTTTGATGTTCCCCAAGTGGTGGGTGAGTTGAAGGGTGAAGGGAACTTAAAATATGTTGAAGGAGATATGTTTAAAGCTATCCCTCCTGCCGATGTTCTTGTGTTGAAG TGGATATTACATGATTGGAATGATGAAGATTGTGTGAAGATATTAAAGAATTGCAAAGAAGCAATCACAAGCAATGGAAAGAAAGGGAAGGTGATCGTAATTGATATGGTGGTAGGCAGCAAGCTGGAGGATACGTTCATTCAATCTCAGTTATGCTTTGACATGGTGATGATGGGTTTGCTAAATGGAAGCGAGAGAGATGAGAAGGAGTGGAGTGAAGCTTTCAAGGAAGCTGGATTCAGTGGCTACAAGATCTTTCCCATACTGGGTTTGAGGTCTATGATAGAAATTTACCCATGA
- the LOC111811736 gene encoding probable O-methyltransferase 3 produces the protein MNFEGEKMPILAGDEMLEAQAHIWNHLFNFINSMTLKCAVELGIPDAIHRHAPHPMPLSHLVSALQLHSNKTQFIYRLMRLLTHSGFFVLQKLPKNNGKQQEEDGYVLTNSSRLLLKHNPCAVTPFLLSMLQPALVEPWQLLSTWFQSQDPTPFHTAHGMPFWEFLGSKVKDGEGFNAGMASDARLVMSVLLDKHKGVFDGVASLVDVGGGTGTVAKAIAHAFPQIECTVFDLPQVVGELKGEGNLKYVEGDMFNAIPPADVLVLKWILHDWNDEECVKILKKCKEAIRSNGKKGKVIVIDMVVGNNKRDDTFIQAQLFFDMLMMGLVSGKERDEKEWSELFKEAGFGGYKIFPILGSRSLIEIYP, from the exons ATGAATTTTGAGGGTGAAAAGATGCCAATTCTTGCAGGCGATGAGATGCTGGAAGCACAAGCCCACATATGGAACCACCTCTTCAACTTCATCAACTCCATGACTCTCAAATGTGCGGTTGAACTAGGCATACCAGACGCCATCCACCGCCATGCCCCTCACCCTATGCCCCTTTCTCATCTTGTTTCAGCCCTCCAACTCCATTCTAATAAGACCCAATTCATATATCGTTTAATGCGTCTATTGACTCACTCCGGCTTCTTTGTGCTTCAAAAACTGCCCAAAAATAATGGCaaacaacaagaagaagatggataTGTCCTAACCAATTCATCTCGTCTTCTTCTTAAACACAACCCTTGCGCTGTAACTCCTTTCTTGCTTTCCATGCTCCAGCCAGCGCTCGTGGAACCATGGCAGCTCCTCTCAACCTGGTTCCAAAGTCAAGACCCAACGCCATTCCATACGGCTCATGGAATGCCGTTTTGGGAGTTCTTGGGGAGTAAGGTCAAAGATGGGGAGGGTTTCAATGCAGGCATGGCGAGTGATGCGAGGTTGGTGATGAGTGTGTTATTGGACAAACATAAAGGAGTCTTTGATGGAGTTGCCTCGCTAGTTGATGTAGGTGGCGGCACTGGAACAGTGGCCAAAGCCATTGCACATGCTTTCCCACAAATTGAATGCACAGTGTTTGATCTTCCCCAAGTGGTGGGTGAGTTGAAAGGTGAAGGGAACTTAAAATATGTTGAAGGAGATATGTTTAATGCTATTCCTCCTGCTGATGTGCTTGTGTTGAAG TGGATATTACATGATTGGAATGACGAAGAATGTGTGAAGATATTGAAGAAATGCAAAGAAGCAATCAGAAGCAATGGAAAGAAAGGGAAGGTGATAGTAATTGATATGGTGGTAGGCAACAACAAAAGGGATGATACGTTCATTCAAGCTCAGTTGTTCTTCGACATGTTGATGATGGGTTTGGTAAGTGGCAAAGAGAGAGATGAGAAGGAGTGGAGTGAATTGTTCAAGGAAGCTGGATTTGGTGGCTACAAGATCTTTCCCATATTGGGTTCCAGGTCTCTTATAGAAATTTACCCATGA
- the LOC111811731 gene encoding trans-resveratrol di-O-methyltransferase-like, which yields MNFEGEKMLPIVAGDELLEAQAHIWNHLFSFVNSMTLKCAVELGIPDAIHRHGPHPMPLSRLVSALQLHSNKTQFIYRLMRLLTHSGFFVAQKVPKNSGLEEEEEEEEEEEEGYVLTNSSRLLLKHNPCGVTSLLLSMLHPTFMEPWQLLSDWFKSEDRTPFDMAHAMSFWEFMGNKPKQGDIFNSGMASDARLVMSVLLDKHKGFFDGVSSLVDVGGNTGSVGKAIAEAFPQIECTVLDLPQVVGELKGEGNLKYVEGDMFKAIPPADVLVLKWILHVWNDEDCVKILKNCKEAITSNGKKGKVMVIDMVVGNKEEDTLIQGHLLFDMVVMVFLNGKQRDEKELSEAFKEAGFSGYKIFPILGSRSLIEIYP from the exons ATGAATTTTGAGGGTGAAAAGATGTTGCCAATAGTTGCAGGCGATGAGCTGCTGGAAGCTCAAGCCCACATATGGAACCACCTCTTCAGCTTCGTCAACTCCATGACTCTCAAATGTGCGGTTGAACTAGGCATACCAGACGCCATCCACCGCCATGGCCCTCACCCTATGCCTCTCTCTCGTCTTGTTTCAGCCCTCCAACTCCATTCTAATAAGACCCAATTCATATATCGCTTAATGCGACTATTGACTCACTCTGGCTTCTTTGTTGCACAAAAAGTGCCCAAAAATAGTGgcttagaagaagaagaagaagaagaagaagaagaagaagaagggtatGTCCTAACCAATTCATCTCGTCTTCTTCTTAAACACAACCCTTGTGGTGTAACATCTTTATTACTTTCCATGCTCCATCCAACCTTCATGGAGCCATGGCAGCTCCTCTCTGACTGGTTCAAAAGTGAAGACCGAACGCCATTCGATATGGCTCATGCAATGTCATTTTGGGAGTTCATGGGCAATAAGCCGAAACAGGGTGACATTTTTAATTCAGGCATGGCGAGCGATGCAAGGTTGGTGATGAGTGTGTTATTGGACAAACATAAAGGGTTTTTTGATGGAGTTAGCTCGCTGGTTGACGTGGGTGGAAACACTGGAAGTGTGGGCAAAGCCATTGCAGAGGCTTTCCCACAAATTGAATGCACGGTGCTTGATCTTCCCCAAGTGGTGGGTGAGTTGAAGGGTGAAGGGAACTTAAAATATGTTGAAGGAGATATGTTTAAAGCTATCCCTCCTGCCGATGTTCTTGTGTTGAAG TGGATATTACATGTTTGGAATGATGAAGATTGTGTGAAGATATTGAAGAATTGCAAAGAAGCCATCACAAGCAATGGAAAGAAAGGGAAGGTGATGGTGATTGATATGGTGGTAGGCAACAAGGAGGAGGATACATTGATTCAGGGTCATTTATTGTTCGACATGGTTGTGATGGTTTTTCTAAATGGAAAACAGAGAGATGAGAAGGAGTTGAGTGAAGCATTCAAGGAAGCTGGATTCAGTGGCTACAAGATCTTCCCCATATTGGGTTCGAGGTCTCTTATAGAAATTTACCCTTGA